Proteins found in one Candidatus Nitrosopelagicus brevis genomic segment:
- the leuD gene encoding LeuD/DmdB family oxidoreductase small subunit (catalyzes the isomerization between 2-isopropylmalate and 3-isopropylmalate in leucine biosynthesis) codes for MIGNVIKYEQDNIDTDVIIPGTYLKIHDYNELATHAMEGLDPEFPSKVKDGDFIVAGKNFGCGSSREHAPIALSTCGIKAVIATSFARIFYRNSVDGAFLLPIEVDDETYKKISNSDQLEINIEKNEIKNITKNESYSMKPFSEIIAKIIAAGGLFKYKR; via the coding sequence TTGATTGGAAATGTAATAAAATATGAACAGGATAATATTGACACTGATGTCATAATCCCTGGAACATATCTAAAAATCCATGATTACAATGAATTAGCAACACACGCAATGGAAGGATTAGATCCTGAATTTCCATCAAAGGTTAAGGACGGAGATTTCATTGTTGCAGGAAAAAATTTCGGTTGTGGTTCGTCAAGAGAACATGCACCTATTGCACTCTCAACATGTGGGATAAAAGCCGTAATTGCTACATCTTTTGCAAGGATATTTTATAGAAACTCTGTTGATGGGGCATTTTTGTTACCTATTGAAGTAGATGACGAAACATACAAAAAAATATCAAATTCTGATCAACTAGAAATTAACATTGAAAAAAATGAGATAAAAAATATCACAAAAAATGAATCATATTCTATGAAACCTTTTTCAGAAATAATTGCAAAAATTATTGCTGCTGGTGGTCTTTTCAAGTACAAAAGGTAA